From one Triticum aestivum cultivar Chinese Spring chromosome 4B, IWGSC CS RefSeq v2.1, whole genome shotgun sequence genomic stretch:
- the LOC123095184 gene encoding protein TORNADO 2 produces MALNYMGAAAINAVAALLSIPVIAAGIWLSTQADNACVQILQWPLIGLGVAVLAIGLAGFIGAFWRLPWLLLAYMVLMLLLVAALACLAVFIFVATTGSNVRPVPSRAFLEYDLADYSGWLRRRVADEPGRWDEIRTCLAATAPVCSELNQTYAAPQDFFAAWLTPMQSGCCKPPTRCGYTFVSATFWISPIDGAADPDCAAWSNDQDRLCYSCDSCKAGLLQNLRREWRRADVVLAVTVVALLAVYAMGCYAFRTARTDELFRRYRQGYT; encoded by the coding sequence ATGGCGCTCAACTACATGGGCGCCGCGGCCATCAACGCGGTGGCGGCCCTTCTGTCCATCCCGGTGATCGCGGCCGGCATCTGGCTCTCCACGCAGGCCGACAACGCCTGCGTCCAGATCCTCCAGTGGCCGCTCATCGGCCTCGGCGTCGCCGTCCTCGCCATCGGCCTCGCGGGCTTCATCGGCGCCTTCTGGCGCCTGCCCTGGCTCCTCCTGGCCTACATGGTCCTcatgctcctcctcgtcgccgcgcTCGCCTGCCTCGCCGTCTTCATCTTCGTTGCCACCACCGGCTCCAACGTCCGCCCCGTGCCCAGCCGCGCCTTCCTCGAGTACGACCTTGCCGACTACTCCGGCTGGCTGCGCCGCCGCGTCGCCGACGAGCCAGGGAGGTGGGACGAGATCAGGACGTGCCTGGCCGCCACCGCGCCCGTCTGCTCCGAGCTCAACCAGACGTACGCCGCGCCGCAGGACTTCTTCGCCGCCTGGCTCACCCCGATGCAGTCCGGCTGTTGCAAGCCGCCGACGAGGTGCGGCTACACCTTCGTCAGCGCAACCTTCTGGATCAGCCCGATCGACGGCGCTGCCGACCCCGACTGCGCTGCCTGGAGCAACGACCAGGACAGGCTCTGCTACTCCTGCGACTCCTGCAAGGCCGGCCTACTGCAGAATCTCCGCAGGGAGTGGCGCCGCGCGGACGTCGTCCTCGCCGTTACCGTCGTTGCCCTCCTTGCAGTCTACGCCATGGGCTGCTACGCGTTCCGCACCGCCAGGACGGACGAGCTCTTCCGCCGCTACCGGCAGGGCTACACGTAA
- the LOC123095185 gene encoding inactive protein RESTRICTED TEV MOVEMENT 2, with amino-acid sequence MAAARTYVDFVPSHELVEDTRKHTLVVNLPGFKKEHLRVQIDKYGRLRISGERPLEGGQWSRFRKEFQVPEGCDAGGIRARFEKDGVLHVTMPRLTPLEDEPKAAADAAGDAEAGRLAAAAAAEEKKRQEETEEDARKCHAGDEDGHASDEGEGARQAASAGGQAYGFARDRSRSGMVRALLLAVAVALVGVAGLYARYRWMDPSAETAPADGAIVGLFDY; translated from the exons ATGGCCGCTGCACGGACGTATGTCGACTTCGTGCCGTCGCACGAGCTCGTCGAGGACACCCGCAAGCATACCCTCGTCGTCAATCTCCCAG GGTTCAAGAAGGAGCACCTGAGGGTGCAGATCGACAAATACGGCCGGCTGAGGATCAGCGGCGAGCGGCCGCTGGAGGGCGGCCAGTGGAGCCGGTTCCGCAAGGAGTTCCAGGTCCCCGAGGGCTGCGACGCCGGCGGCATCCGCGCCAGGTTCGAGAAGGACGGCGTCCTCCACGTCACCATGCCCAGGCTCACGCCCCTCGAGGACGAACCAAAGGCCGCGGCCGACGCTGCCGGCGACGCAGAAGCTGGgcggctcgccgccgccgctgctgcagaAGAGAAGAAGCGCCAGGAGGAGACGGAGGAGGACGCGAGGAAGTGTCATGCGGGTGACGAGGACGGCCACGCCAGCGACGAAGGCGAAGGCGCACGCCAGGCGGCGTCTGCCGGTGGGCAGGCGTACGGCTTCGCCAGGGACCGGAGCAGGAGCGGGATGGTGCGGGCACTGCTCCTCGCCGTGGCCGTGGCCTTGGTTGGCGTTGCTGGCTTGTATGCTCGGTACAGGTGGATGGACCCGTCGGCTGAGACGGCGCCGGCAGATGGTGCTATCGTCGGCCTCTTTGACTACTGA